The following are encoded together in the Glycine max cultivar Williams 82 chromosome 8, Glycine_max_v4.0, whole genome shotgun sequence genome:
- the LOC100306168 gene encoding Vesicle transport protein GOT1-like (The RefSeq protein has 1 substitution compared to this genomic sequence), whose translation MAYEITEIKKIGIGLIGFGIFFAFLGIILFFDRGLLALGNIFSLAGVAILLGWRSTWALFTYRANFKGSASFLLGLFFICVRWPIVGIILEIFSCVFLFSGFWSSIKVFLYHIPVVGWIIQFISPP comes from the exons ATGGCCTATGAGATAACTGAGATAAAGA AGATTGGCATAGGCCTAATTGGTTTCGGCATATTTTTCGCATTTCTTGGCataattcttttctttgacCGTGGTTTGCTTGCTCTGGGAAAT ATTTTTTCCTTGGCAGGGGTAGCCATTTTGCTTGGTTGGCGTTCCACGTGGGCACTCTTCACATATAGAGCAAACTTTAAG GGTTCTGCATCATTTCTACTAggtctctttttcatttgtGTGAGGTGGCCAATTGTTGGTATAATACTTGAAATATACAGTTGTGTTTTTCTCTTCAG TGGATTTTGGTCATCTATCAAAGTGTTCCTCTATCATATCCCTGTTGTTGGATGGATTATACAGTTTATCTCTC CTCCTTGA
- the LOC100803183 gene encoding galactolipase DONGLE, chloroplastic translates to MASVTHPIPSSRTNNNHITFSQTKSLPFGQVSLPMKKKHDLSPLSHSIAATSSILGITSTSNSSHAHTSTLSKTITTKPTHTSTLSNFWREVQGCNNWENLLEPLHPLLRQEIIRYGEFVTASYKAFDLDPNSKRYLNCKYGKKRMLSEVGMSNSGYNITKYIYATPDININLPNITNSSSSGRWIGYVAVSSDEAVKRLGRRDILVTFRGTVTNQEWISNLMSSLTPAMLDPYNPQPQVKVESGFLSLYTSDESSASKFGLESCREQLLSEVSRLMNRYKGENDNLSISLAGHSMGSALAILLAYDIAELGLNKKSGSTEVPVTVFSFGGPRVGNSEFKHRCEELGVKVLRIANVNDPITKLPGVVFNENFRVLLGGRYEFPWSCSCYAHVGVELMLDFFNVQNPSCVHDLDTYISLLRRPNKRKRDGDGVNSLLEKATELLFNSQTMKTLPGFLTAYNYHDLLNSVSRDILCSWSDELLFGLVFLLL, encoded by the coding sequence ATGGCTTCTGTCACACACCCAATACCCAGCAGCAGAACCAACAATAATCACATCACATTCTCGCAAACAAAGTCTCTCCCCTTTGGGCAGGTTTCACTTCCCATGAAAAAGAAACATGACTTGTCTCCCCTTAGCCACTCAATTGCTGCTACGAGTTCCATACTAGGAATCACCAGCACCTCCAATTCCAGCCATGCACACACTAGTACTCTTTCCAAAACAATAACTACAAAGCCCACACACACTAGTACTCTTTCCAATTTCTGGAGAGAGGTTCAAGGGTGCAACAACTGGGAAAACCTTTTGGAGCCTTTGCACCCTCTTCTCCGCCAAGAGATCATTCGCTATGGCGAGTTTGTAACCGCCTCATACAAGGCCTTTGATCTCGACCCCAACTCCAAACGATACTTGAACTGCAAGTACGGGAAGAAGAGGATGCTGAGTGAGGTGGGAATGTCAAACTCTGGCTACAACATCACTAAGTACATCTATGCCACACCTGACATAAACATAAACCTCCCCAACATCACTAACTCTTCTTCTTCTGGTCGGTGGATTGGTTACGTGGCTGTGTCATCAGATGAAGCTGTCAAGAGACTTGGCAGGAGAGACATATTGGTAACTTTCCGCGGAACAGTTACCAATCAAGAATGGATTTCGAACCTGATGAGTTCATTGACACCGGCCATGCTTGATCCCTATAATCCACAACCTCAAGTGAAGGTGGAGTCAGGGTTTCTCTCTCTTTACACCTCAGATGAAAGCTCAGCTTCCAAGTTTGGACTCGAGAGTTGCAGGGAACAGCTTCTCTCTGAGGTGTCAAGGTTGATGAACAGGTACAAAGGGGAGAACGACAACCTTAGCATATCTTTGGCTGGTCACAGCATGGGAAGTGCTTTGGCCATCTTGCTTGCCTATGACATAGCCGAGCTTGGATTGAACAAAAAGAGTGGCAGCACTGAGGTGCCCGTTACTGTGTTCTCATTTGGGGGACCAAGAGTTGGTAACTCCGAATTCAAGCACCGCTGTGAGGAGTTGGGTGTCAAAGTGCTACGAATAGCGAATGTTAATGACCCCATCACGAAACTACCCGGTGTTGTGTTCAACGAGAATTTTAGGGTTTTGTTGGGTGGTAGGTACGAGTTCCCTTGGAGTTGCTCGTGTTATGCTCATGTGGGGGTTGAACTAATGCTTGATTTCTTCAACGTGCAAAACCCTTCTTGCGTTCATGACTTGGATACCTATATTTCCCTTCTCAGGCGTCCAAATAAGCGCAAAAGGGATGGAGATGGAGTAAATTCTTTGTTGGAGAAAGCAACAGAGTTGCTCTTCAACTCGCAAACCATGAAAACTTTGCCCGGATTCTTAACTGCATACAACTACCATGATTTGCTGAATTCAGTCTCAAGGGACATATTGTGTTCTTGGAGCGATGAATTGCTTTTTGGCttggtttttttgttgttgtaa